From Erwinia pyri, a single genomic window includes:
- a CDS encoding MalY/PatB family protein: protein MFDFDRVIDRRGSWSTQWDFVADRFGRDDLLPFTISDMDFATAPAVTDALLQRLAHGVLGYSRWQHPDFLSAVSHWYQRRFDTNVDPQQIVYGPSVIYMVAQMIRHWSRPGDGVAIHTPAYDAFYKAIEGNDRRVLSLPLARRGHDWFCDMQRMEAMLARDECRILLLCSPHNPTGKVWRREELEAISALCQRYNVRVISDEIHMDMIMGDRQHTPWSAVAGERWALFTSASKSFNIPALTGAYGFISDEQDRQAWFTALKGADGLSSPAVLAVAAHIAAYRQGESWLDALREYLKGNLQRVATRLNQAFPALNWQPPQATYLAWIDLSPLGLDDHALQRELIEQQQVAIMPGYTYGPQGKGYLRLNVGCPRSKVDEGLNRLIAGIENLL from the coding sequence ATGTTTGATTTTGATCGAGTTATCGACCGGCGCGGCAGCTGGTCTACCCAGTGGGACTTCGTCGCCGATCGCTTTGGCCGCGACGATCTGCTGCCTTTTACCATTTCTGATATGGATTTTGCCACCGCCCCCGCCGTGACTGATGCGCTTTTGCAGCGCCTGGCGCATGGCGTGCTCGGCTACAGCCGCTGGCAGCATCCGGACTTTCTGTCAGCTGTCAGCCACTGGTATCAGCGCCGTTTCGACACCAACGTTGATCCGCAGCAGATCGTTTACGGCCCGTCGGTGATCTATATGGTGGCGCAAATGATCCGTCACTGGTCCCGTCCCGGCGACGGGGTCGCTATTCACACCCCAGCCTACGATGCGTTTTATAAAGCGATTGAGGGGAACGATCGCCGCGTCCTCTCTCTGCCGCTTGCGCGGCGGGGGCATGATTGGTTTTGTGATATGCAGAGAATGGAAGCGATGCTGGCCCGCGATGAGTGCAGGATCCTGCTTCTTTGCAGTCCGCACAACCCCACCGGCAAGGTGTGGCGGCGTGAAGAGCTGGAGGCGATTTCAGCCCTTTGCCAGCGTTATAACGTGCGGGTGATCAGTGATGAAATTCATATGGATATGATCATGGGCGATCGGCAGCACACTCCCTGGAGCGCGGTCGCGGGCGAGCGCTGGGCGCTGTTCACCTCAGCCTCAAAAAGCTTCAATATCCCCGCCCTGACCGGCGCGTATGGCTTTATCAGCGATGAGCAGGATAGGCAGGCATGGTTCACGGCGCTGAAGGGAGCTGACGGCCTCTCTTCCCCCGCCGTACTGGCCGTAGCGGCGCATATTGCCGCTTACCGGCAGGGCGAAAGCTGGCTGGATGCTCTGCGGGAGTACCTGAAGGGTAATCTGCAACGGGTGGCGACGCGGCTGAATCAGGCATTCCCTGCACTGAATTGGCAACCTCCTCAGGCCACTTATCTGGCGTGGATTGATCTCTCGCCGTTGGGGCTGGATGATCATGCGCTGCAGCGGGAGCTGATTGAACAGCAGCAGGTAGCGATCATGCCGGGTTACACCTACGGTCCGCAGGGGAAAGGTTATCTCCGGCTGAATGTGGGATGTCCGCGCAGTAAAGTTGATGAGGGACTCAACCGTCTGATCGCCGGAATAGAGAATTTGCTCTGA